The Methanosarcina barkeri MS DNA window TCGGAACACCTACTATAATACTTTACATGTTTTTCAATATGCTTTCCACGCTCACAAAAACTACCCACTCTCCTCTACGTGCTTTAATTCCTCTATTGCAAGAAATTGATGCAAGTCCATCACGCTCTCCCTCTATCCATCGCATACGCGGATCGTTGATCAAGTTAAAAATTTATTGGTCCGGTGAATCATAACACCACATACAACGATTTCAAAAGGAGGGAAAGTTTGGTAGGCACTTGAGATAGCTTTACCCAGCGTTTCTGCTCTATTCCAAGTTGGAATGATGACGCTAATTTGAGTCATCTTTCTCACATTTTTATCATCTTCAAGACATATAAAGAACTTGTAAAACTTGTGAAATGTGATTTTAAACATAAATTTTAAAATTCATATTATAGTTATCGAATATAAATACTAATTCACAACCAGCCTGGCCAAACAAACCCTATTCCGACCTTCTCTATGATATCTTTCATTTCAGTGTACACTTTTTTATCAAATTTTAATATTAAAAAACCGTATGTCATTCCGCCGATAGCAACAGCCAGTATCGTAATCCATACATTGGAAAGTGGCACAAACAACCGATATACACCAACAATCACCCCCATTACAATCGAAGATATCATAATGTTAGACAGACTTTGACGCTCCAGTCTTATTGTCATATACCTAGATAAAGCATGCCAGGCGAGTAAGGCATTCAAAGTCATTGTTACCAGCGTCGCTATTGCTACTCCGTTTATACCTATGAGCGGGATAAGTATTATGTTCAATGCAATGTTTGCTCCAACACCAACTGCCGTGACCTTAAATGATTCTTGAGGATGATTCAGAGCATCCAGATACATCGTGAAAAAGTACTGGAATACATTGACAACCTGTACAGCAAGTAATATTATCAATACATAATAACCCTGGGCAAAGTCTGCACCGTAAAATGAATATAGAAGACGATCCCCCAGCAATATACCACCCAAGAGTACGGGAATTGCCAGTACCAATGAGTAGCTGATCGCACGAGGCAGTGACTCTTCAACAAAATAGAGCTCTTTGGTTTTACCCCATTGGCTGACTCTGGGCCAGAGCGTCATTCTCAGAGCATTTGAGCTAAATGCGGCAATTCCTGTGAACTGGAGTATTACTCTGTAAATTCCTACATTTTCAGTGTTCATAAAGTAACCTATGAAGATAGTATCTGCCTGTGAAAATACAAGTACTCCACTAGACGTTAAAAATAGCCAGAACGAAAATACAAATAAACTCTTTATATGCTTCCATTTGAAGCGTACTAAATACAAGTCAAAAAAACGGAATTCAATTATTGCTGCTAAGATCACACCAGCTACCATTCCCCCGACCAGACCTACGGTTTCATATCCAAGATATATTGCCGGGATCTGAATCATTACGCGTGAAATGTTGCTTATTCCCTCACAGGTGTTGCGTATTCCCATCTTGCCTTTGCCGGCAACCCCACTTGAGATTGGTCCTGCAATCGCTGAGACGAATAATAATAACAACATCCAGGCAAATATGCGTGAGTTATTAAGATCCACAAAGTAGTCTTTAAACACTAGCAAAATCAGTATTCCAGTTATCGTGAATATTAGTCGGAGTATAAAATATGCGCTAAAATACGCATTCGGATCTTCACCTTCGCTAATACGCTTAACTACGGCTCCACCAAACCCCCCATCAGTAACCATGTTAAAAATTCCATAGTATGCTAAAAACAGGAAGTATGAACCGAGAATTGAAGCACCTGCCGTATGTGCGAAGTACATGGTGCTCAAAAAGCCTATGGCTGTGAATGAGATCTGCCAGAACAATGAAATTATGCTCTGGCGTTGAATAGGATCGATTTTTAGGATATTCGAGAAAATAGCAGTTATCTTGAGCACGGTCTAAAACATCATTCATGTTTTAATTATAGTCCTGGAACCTTTAAACATTTCTTTTTACTGTTGTTAATACATATATGATTTTTCCCAATGTGCCCGTACTCACAGATTTGGGATTATATAATACCTTCTTATCCAACTGAGAATTTCCTCAGCTCCTCCCATAAACATCATCAAACCTGACAATATCCGCTTCGTCTACAAGCTCCCCTAACTGCACTTCAATAATCTCAAGCGGAATTTTTCCCGGATTGGACAATCTGTGTTTTTCACCTGCACTGATAAAAGTACTCTCGCCAGGTCTCAGGAAAAACTGCTGTCCGCTTACTTCCACACAGGCCATACCTTTAACAACCACCCAGTGCTCACTACGATGGTAGTGCAGCTGGAGGCTTAACTTATGGTCAGGAAGTACGGTTATATTTTTAATCTTATGCTCCGGAGAAACTTCAAGTAGGGTATACGTGCCCCAGGGCCTGTAAACAGTTTGACCTATGTATGCCCTTTCATCATTCCGGTCTTTAAGAGTTGAGACAATATCCTTAACCTTCTGGCTACTGGATTTAGGGCAGACTAAGAGAGCATCACTAGTATCAACAATAACCATGTCTTTAACATCAATGAGCGAAACAAGCTTACCGCAACTTGAATATACGAGATTTCCATCGGAGTTCAGCATCAGAGGATCACATTCATGGACTACATTTCCTACAGGGTCCTTTTCAAACTCGTCATAAATTGCTGCAAAATTTCCCAGATCGCTCCATTTCTGCTCAAGTTTTACAACTGCGACTCTGTAGGATTTTTCCATTATCCCATAGTCAACGGAAATCTTATCCACACACGAATAAATCTCATTAATATCATTTCCGTTTTCAAAACAGGTGAAAACAGAAGGTGCATATTTTTTAACTTCGTCAAAGAAAAGTTCGGTATCAAAAAGGAACATACCACTGTTCCAGAGGCAGCCTTCCTGAATATATTTTTCTGCAGTTTCCCGGTTCGGTTTTTCTCGGAATTCAGAAACCCTGTAACCTGGCCCACAGGCTTCTGAGGGTTTAATATAACCATATCCAGTGTGAGGAAAAACAGGAACAACACCGAAAGTAACCAGATAATCAGAAGCAAGATATTCAGCCGAAGCAATTGTTTGCATTGCAGCTCTATCAAGGACATGGTCCGAAGAAAAAATCCCTACTACAGAACGCCCATATTTGTTTTCAATTATTCTCATTCCAAAGAAGATCGCAGGGAGAGTATTCTTGCCTTCAGGCTCGATTAAGACATTTTCTGGAGGGATTGAGTATCCTATTTCCTCAATCTGTCCGATTACGAAAAATTTTTGAGCTTCATTCGTTACAACGAAAATTTCGGAAATATCAGAAATATCAAGACACCGAAGGACGGTTTCCTGAAAAAGAGACGCATTTCCAAACTTTAAAAACTGCTTGGGATACATTTCCCGGCTGAGAGGCCAGAGGCGTGTTCCTGAACCGCCTGCAAGAATTATGGATTTTATAACTGTCATCTCCTGTAGATATTGGTTAAAATGGATGCTATCTTAATAATCTAACTGAAGGTATATAGCTTAGATTTTATAATAGCTTAGATTTTTAATAGCTTAGGTTCTATAATGACTTAGATTCTATAGCTGGTCTACATTAGACTCCAGATAAAAAGATATAGATACGCTGAAAACACGAGATCAGAGCAATATATAATTTCAGAACCCTGTTTCTTCTCCATAAAGAATCTGTCGTTCTCCTTCATCGTACTTATCACAGATTACGAGGGTTTTTCCTTTCTCTTGACCTCTTTTTCCATCGAGCCCGGAGCTTTAGTATTCGTCTTCTGTACCATAAGAGTTTCCTCTGATATTTCTTCAATCTTCCAGTGTCTTAATCGTCCGGCAAAAAAGTAAAAATAAGTGAGATTATTTGCAGGTGTCAAGGAGCGATCTCTTTTTGCCACCCCTGACTTCGGTAGGATGGATAGGATCAACGTCAGCTACTTCTTCCCCGTCCTTTTTCTCTAACTTTTCTCCCTTTGTACCCTCTCTTCTTTCTTCAGGCATTTGTTTAACCCCCATATATCTATAAGTTCATCTAAGTTATGTTTTCCTTTACGCCTGTCAGAGTGAAATCACTCAGCTTTTTATAGCCATTCAACTTTTTATAGCAATAGAGTGAATGAATTTCTCCAGCGAATAAATTTCTCTTTCAGGCAAAGGTTTTAAATTTTCAAGCTCAAATACGGCCGTAAAATTCGGTTATCTATCCGGATATAGTTTGTACTGAGTTTGCTTTATCCCTCCTCTCCGCCGATTGACTACCTGATATAGTCTGTTCGGGGATTACCCCTTAATTTATTATACCCATTAGATTTATTAAATTATTGCAACAACGGTCAAAAAGTTGAAGAATATCCAGACTCTTTTAAAAGGAAATATTGACAGAAAGATCGCTTATAATTCAACAAAAAATAATCCAGACAGAAAAAATAATTAAAATTATTTGGGAGAATATATATCCCATTAATCAGTATAAGGAGAACGTCCAGGCGGAAAAGCTCGGGAATAGAAAAAATCCGTGAGGAGATCCGCGATATCAGAATTTACCTATTTATTTGCTCTAAAAAAATTGCTTTTACTCAGGAAAATGTGATCTCATGGCATATAAAGTATTGAAAAAGGAAGAAATCGCTCCGTCGGTGCACAGGGTGGTAATAGAAGCCCCTGACGTAGCAAAGGCTGCAAAAGCCGGACAGTTCATAATTCTCAGAATTAATGAAAAGGGAGAAAGGATACCCCTTACTATTGCCGACTTTGACAAAGAGAAAGGCACAGTAGCCATAATATTTCAAGAGATGGGCAAAACTACAAAACAGCTTGCAAAGCTTTCTGCAGGCGAGTTTCTTGAAGACGTCGTCGGACCTCTTGGCACTCCTTCCGATGTAAGAAAACTTGGTACTGTTATCCTTGTAGGTGGCGGAGTAGGAGTTGCACCGGCTTATCCCCAGGCAAAGGCTTATAGCAAAGCGGGCAACAAGGTAATTTCCATTATAGGAGCCCGGAACAAAGACCTTCTCATCCTTGAAAAGGAAATGAAGGATGCCAGTTCCGAACTGTATATCGCAACCGATGACGGATCAAAAGGACACCACGGATTTGTTACCGATATAATGAAACAGATTCTGGATAGCGGGGAAGAGGTTGCAAGAGTTGTAATTATTGGACCCCCAATAATGATGAAAGTAGGGACAGGAGTAGCTTCTCCCTATAATGTTGAAATTCTGGTAAGCCTTAACTCTATTATGGTAGACGGGACAGGTATGTGCGGCGGCTGCAGGGTTACAGTTGACGGAAAAACCAGATTTACCTGCGTTGACGGGCCTGAATTTGATGCACGGAAAGTTGATTTTGTTCAACTCATGAACAGGCTTGCAATGTACCGCGGCGAAGAGACAAAAGCTGTGGAAAAATACGATGACGAATGCAGGTGTGGACTGCACTAAATGGAGGGGATGAAAAATGCAAGAATTAAATGGAGAAAAAACCGTAAAAGCAAAGAAAGAAAGGACCCCTATGCCAGAACAGCCTGCGGAAGAGCGCAGGAAGAACTTTAATGAGGTAGCTCTCGGCTACACGAAAGAAGATGCTCTTGCCGAAGCCTCCCGCTGTCTATCCTGCAAGGAACCGAAATGTGTTGAAGGCTGCCCTGTGAATGTGGATATTCCGGGCTTTATCAAGCTTGTCTGCGAGGAAGACTTCGCAGGGGCAATAGAGAAGATTAAAGGCACAAATGCCCTTCCTGCCATCTGCGGTCGTGTCTGCCCCCAGGAAACTCAGTGTGAAGCTCTCTGCGTACTCGGAAAGAAGGGACAGCCAGTTGCTATCGGAAGGCTCGAACGTTTCTGCGCTGATTATGAGCGCCAGCAGGGAGTAAAGGTTCCTGAAGTTCCGAAACCTACAGGAAAGAAAGTAGCTGTTGTAGGTTCAGGGCCTGCGGGTCTCACTGCCGCAGCAGATCTTGCAAAGCTGGGCCACAAAGTCACTGTTTTTGAATCTCTACACAAAGCCGGCGGAGTTCTGAGTTACGGCATTCCGGAGTTCAGGCTGCCAAAGGAAATTGTTCGGCAGGAAGTTGAGTACATTGAGAAACTCGGAGTAGAGTTCAAGCCCAACTATATCATCGGCAGGATCAAGACCTTAGACGAGCTCTGTGACGAATTTGATGCGGTCTTCATGGGCACTGGCGCAGGTCTCCCGAACTTTATGGGAATTCCAGGCGAAAACTTCAACGGCGTTTACTCTGCAAACGAGTTCCTGACCCGTGTAAACCTCATGAAAGCCTATGACCCTGAATATGATACCAGAGTCAGGCTTGGAAGGCACGTTGTGGTGGTCGGTGGCGGAAATGTGGCAATGGATTCCGCTCGCTCAGCCCTCCGCCTGGGCGCTGAAGAAGTCAGCATAGTCTATCGCCGTGGGGAAGAAGAGATGCCAGCCCGCAGGGAAGAAATCGAGCACGCAAAAGAAGAAGGTATAACCTTCAGGCTCCTTACAAACCCCGTCCGCATTCTTGGCGACGATAAATTCAATGTTACCGCAGTCGAATGTATTAAAATGAAACTCGGCGAACCTGACAAATCAGGCAGAAGAAGACCTGTCCCTGTAGAAGGTTCGGAATTCACTATTCCTGCCGAAGTTGTTGTTATCGCCATAGGCACGTCCCCGAACCCCATGATTTTCAAAGGCTCGGAAGGCCTTGATAAGAACAAAAAAGGCACTGTTGTCGCAGACGAAGAAACCGGTGCGACCTCCAAGTGCGGAGTCTTTGCAGGCGGAGATGTTGTCACAGGCGCAGCAACCGTTATCAGTGCAATGGGCGCTGGCAAGAAAGCCGCAAAAGCAATTGATGAATATTTGAAAGAACAGTGAAACCAGAATATTCTGGTTTTCTTTTTTAGTTTAAAAGCTATTAAATTTTGCAATTTTCTATTTTTTGAGTGAGTAAAAACGCTAATAGAAGAAATATAAAAAGTGCCCTTATGTGTATCCCATACTTTTTTCTCTCAACCTTCGTTATCGGTCATAACCCTTGTATTTCTATAAGCTATGGAATAACCGAGTTAAGAGAAACATACTCCAGAGTTCAAAACTTATAACATGAATTTTAGAGAGTACAACGTAAAAATAATAAGCTGGTAATAAAAAATTGGTTCAAAACTCTTGTATCTGAAATTGAGGGAATGTTAATGCAACTTCCCTTATTCCGTGCAGGTAGTTATACACGCAACTTGAAGAAAAAGCCTGTAAATGGCAAAATAAAAAGAAAGATATGTGAAAGAGTTTCTATTGTAGAGCCTAATAATAAGAAAACGTAAAAAAGTTCTTTAATAACAGTCCTGGTGGAAACTTTGGCGAGAGTAATAGATATTTTTTATAAATGCTATGAGAAACAAAGACAGTACCCTAAAATATGGATTTTTTTGGGTGTTATAATCGTTGTATGGTTGTTTTTTTGGTTTCCACATTGGGAAGTAGCTAAATATGGAATAACAGATCCTAAAGACGTATCTGATGCAGAAAATAGTCACCGTTCTACTTTAGCTCAAATATTAGGTGGTGTTGCTGTTGGTATCGGTCTTTACTATACATGGCGGCGGGTTAATATCGCCGAAAATAGTTTGAAACATTCTCAGGAGACTCTTGTAGCTAATCAAAAAATTGCTCAGGATAATCTAAAAGTACTGCAGGAAGGACAGATTACTGAACGCTTCACTAGGGCTATTGATCAGTTAGGAGCTATTGACCAATTAGGTAATCCAGCAATTGAGATTAGATTAGGTGGAATATACGCTCTTGGAAGAATCGCAGACGAATCGAAGAAAGACTATTGGCCAATTATGGAAATTTTAACAGCGTATATTAGAATGAATTCGAATTGTCAATTTAACGAAAATGATATAAAAACCGAAGTTGTGACAAAAGTTATTCGAGATAATGACAACAAGTGTCCCAAAGTACTAGAAGTAACAAATTTTTCAGTCGATATTAATGCGGCTCTTACAATTATCGGAAAACATGAGAAGCCGGTTACTGTTATTAATGGAGAGAGTAATCATCTTCTAAGTTTAGTTGGAACTTATCTTAAAGGAGCTGAACTTATATCGGGTCATTTTGAAGATGTAAGCTTTAGGCGAGCTAATCTTAAAGGAGCTAACTTTAGTTATTGTTTTTTTAATTGTGCTTATTTTGGAGAGGCTCACCTTGAAGGAGCTAACCTTTCGAAATCTAATTTTTCAGAGGGTTCCTTTTATAAAGCTCATCTTGAAGGAGCTAATCTTATTGAGGCTCATCTCGAAAGTACATTCTTTAGAGAAGCAAATCTTGAAGGGACTAAACTTCTAGGAGCTTATCTTGAAAATGCAGACTTTGAAGGGACTTGTCTGAAAGGAGTTAAAAACTTAACAATTGATCAGCTTTCTAAAGTAAAAACGCTTTACAATGCGAGATTAGATGATGAGCTTCGTATACCACTAGAAAAAAAGTATCCTGAACTTTTTACAAAAAATGGTAAAAACTCCCGGTCCAGAAGAACAGTCGTGGAAAATAATACAGGCCTGGCCGCAGGAGAGACTTTAGAGTTAAAAAACTGATATGTTTTACACCTACCACTATCAGAAAAAGCCTGTAATTGGGATAAAAGTAACACCAACAGTGTATTCCGTTATTTTCCGGAAACAACTGTATTCCTGCTATGATATGACTGAAATTACGAGAAGGAATGTAAGATCCCCCTGCAAAAATCCAGTAGTTTACAAGGAATATTACTGCATTTTTGAGTTTTTCCTGAATTCCTTTCTCATTGCGTTTTTGTGTTTCCATTAACAGTAAAAAAGCCTATCATTCTAAGCCGCTTTGAGACATTTTTAAAATAAGACCTGAGTTTGACAGTTTGATTTTTATGTGGAAAGATTGTTTTCATATCCGTTGGAATGATAAGTAATATTATTTCAACAAATTTTTGCCCATTTTTTACGATTTAATTTGACAGATGATTCTCTTTCTCTTGATGGCCATTTTTATGATTTTTGACCAAATTTTTGGTATAGAATTTGACAGATAGCATGAATCTAAGATAAAATATAGATACTATCCAAAAAGTCAGGTCCAAAAGTGCTAAAATGGGACAAAAATTTATATTAATTTACCTTATAGCTGACTTTCCGCAGATGTCCATTCAATTTTCACAATTTTTCTTGCTATCGTTTTTCTGAAAATTACCTTGCTTATTCAAACTTCATTGAAAGCTTCTAACCTCTATTTCCGGAAGTTTCAGTTGGGATAATAATTGCAAATTATTGAACAAATGCACAAAAACGATAGCAGGAAAAATGTTCTTTTACTCAAGACATCTGCGGAAGGTAGGTTATACAGAAAGAATGAATAATAACTGTTTTGTTTTTATTCAAAATTATATAATATTAAAAAATAATATATGTTTCGAAAGGCTGATTACAGTTTTTACATGTCCTCTTAATCAGGGTTCCCTCTTTTTTCCCTGCCTGGGCCTTTCTAGGCTCCCTGACTGGATTCTCTTCTTGCTCCTTGGTTACCCCTTATCTCTTCAGTACTAGCCTCTAATCGCCTGTACTCAAAGCTCTTGAAGAATTGAGCATAGAAGTCAATACAGGAGCAAGAGAGCTAATTATAAATATTATAATCATTATAATGATTATAATGCAAGACGGAACCACAATTCAAATTTCAAAGAAAAACCGCGACGAATTGAAAAAAATCGGCTCTATGGGTGATGACTACAATACCGTCATTGAGAAATTAATCAGAGAGTATAAGAATCATGAATATAGATTGAAGATAGACCGAATTGCGGAAGAAGCCAAAAAACACTTTAAAGAACACCGCGAAGAATACGTGAGCGTGGATGACCTTTAAAGTTTTCATAAAAGCAAAAGTTCTTGATGACCTGCCACAAAGTAGAAAAAAACAAGTTGCTGAAGCTTTAAAAGATCTAAAAAATGGGTTTCAGGGCGGTAATAAGTGCAGAATAGAAGGTTATAAAGAAGATGTGTACCGTCTTCGAATCGGGAATTACAGGGCGTTCTATACCGTTGATTTTGAAGAGAATGCAATTGTTTGTTTTTGACATCTTGACACAAGAGCAAGCGCACAAAAAATACGGCCGTCTTTAATTCTCACTCATTACCTGACGTTTTGATTTAGCATGAAAGTACGGAATAAAAATGGCTTCCAATACTCCTTTTGATTTTCTGCTCCTTATCAAATTTAAGCCTTGTATGGCAATTCACTGATTAGTTTAGCGATGGTTTGAAAACCATAGTTAGGACAACCTTAATACCCCAAGGTAATGACGAGATCAATAGTCAAAAAAGGGTGAGGTGAAAAAGTACTTTCATTTCTTTGTGCCTGTTATTCGAAGAATATCATGTGCGTTTAGACAAAAATCACAAATTTTCTTGCTGGTTGACAATACATCACCTAGATCGTAAGAAAAGATGATTAAAAAATATTTAAAAGCATAGGTGAAGAGAGTTAAAAGTCATAAAAAAAGGAGAGTGCAGTCAATTTAAAGATTTTCCAGCACAATTTTCAATAGTAAAATTACAACAAGAATCAATATGAGAGTCCACAAGAGTGGCAACACGATACGCAGCAAAAAGTACAGTACTATTGCTATGAGAATTAGCTGACCTAAAGATGAACCTCTTCCAGCACGCAGGAAGCGACGATTAAATCCTCTAGCCATTAAATACACCTTCTAACTTATATTCTGTTTTATTTCAGTCTTATACTTTCTGCCCGGCAAATAATGTAAAAAATGAAACCATACCTTACCAGATTTTTTAAGAAACAGGTCTGCTGGGAATCGAACCCAGGTTCGGAGCTCCGGAGGCTCCAGTGATATCCTCTACACTACAGACCTTCACTATCAAAAAGTCAAGATCAGTTCGCTAATATATAAAACCATAATCAGTTAACTGGCTGGTTATAGTGCTAAATAGCTTATAAACTTAATCCTTAATAATATTAAAATATCCTTTTATATTTAATATTTATAAACCATTAAAAGGAAATTTAGCCTGAGAATTTCAGGATAGTTTACTCTTCCCACTTCTGGCCGTACTTTTCATCAAACACTATTTCGGATAGAGCTCTACGTGTTGAAGTCCTTTCTTTTGGGACCGGTTCCCCGATTGCAAGAACTGCCATTAGCTCAAGATCGGAAGGGCAGTCCAGAATGGAATTGACTTTCTCTTTTTGGTTCAGGATTTCTCCAAGCCAGACCCCACCAAGGCCAAGATCACAGCAGGTGAGGAGCATATTCTCGATTGCAGCCCCTATTGCCTCGAGATCTTTTGTCCTGTTGTAAGAAGTTTCATTGTCCAGGAAAGTCGCAATAAGCAGAGGAGCCCCTGCCACGATACCTGTGTAATGAGTGCATTCCGAGAGTTTCTGGATAGTCTCACGGTTTCGAATAACAATGAAACGCCAGGGCTGGTTATTCAATCCGGAAGGAGCCCAATGGCCTGCATTAAGGATAGTGTTGATATCTTCCTTGCTAACAGGTTTGTCCGTAAACTCCCGGACGCTCCGTCTGTTAAGGATAGTGTTAATGACTTTGTTATCTCCTTTTACTGGCATACTTTCCCTCCGGATTGAATTTTATACTTCCAGATTTATGAATTTTCTGTCTACAGGCTATTAATTACTGTAGAATCAGTCATCGTCAATCTTCTTGTTGAGCCAGGGGATGTTTGCACGGATCTGCTTTCCGACAACCTCAAGCTGGTGTTCCTTTTCCTGGCGTTCCATGGCTTTGAGTACTGGGTGGTTGACCATGCCTTCGAGCACGAATTCCTTGGCAAATTCGCCGTTCTGAATTCTTTTAAGGGCTTCACGCATGGCTTCGCGGGACTCATCATTAATAATCCTGGGGCCGACTGTCATACCGCCGTATTCTGCAGTGTTTGAAACAGAGTGCCACATTCTCTCAAGCCCACCTTCATAGATAAGGTCAACAATGAGCTTGACTTCATGGCAGGTTTCGAAATAAGCCATTTCAGGCTGGTATCCGGCCTCAACAAGTGTTTCAAAAGCGGTCTTGATAAGAGATGAAAGTCCTCCGCAAAGGTCAACCTGTTCTCCGAAAAGATCGGTTTCGGTTTCCTCACGGAAAGTGGTTTCATAGACACCTGCCCTGGTTGCACCGATTCCCTTGACATATGAGAGAGCAATGTCCCTGGCATGTCCGGTTGCGTCCTGATAGACTGCAATAAGAGCCGGGACTCCGATACCTTCGGTATAGGTTCTTCTGACAATGTGACCAGGTCCCTTGGGAGCAGCCATGAAAACATCAACGTCTTTTGGGGGGACAATCTGGTTGTAGTGAATATTAAAGCCGTGTGCAAAAGCAAGTGCATTACCGGCTTCCAGATTTGGTGCGATTTCAGAATAATAAACCGAGGCCTGATTTTCGTCCGGAAGGAGGACCATGATAACATCTGCAGCTTTTGCAGCTTCTGCCACAGTCATGACCTTCAGGCCGTCATTCTCGGCTTTTGCCCAGCTTGAACTGCTTTTTCTGAGCCCAACAATAACATTAAGCCCTGACTCATGGAGGTTGCGGGCGTGAGCGTGACCCTGGCTTCCGTAGCCCATTATTGCGATAGTCTTGTCCTTAAGTGCATCAAAAGTAGTTTCGT harbors:
- a CDS encoding flippase, whose protein sequence is MFWQISFTAIGFLSTMYFAHTAGASILGSYFLFLAYYGIFNMVTDGGFGGAVVKRISEGEDPNAYFSAYFILRLIFTITGILILLVFKDYFVDLNNSRIFAWMLLLLFVSAIAGPISSGVAGKGKMGIRNTCEGISNISRVMIQIPAIYLGYETVGLVGGMVAGVILAAIIEFRFFDLYLVRFKWKHIKSLFVFSFWLFLTSSGVLVFSQADTIFIGYFMNTENVGIYRVILQFTGIAAFSSNALRMTLWPRVSQWGKTKELYFVEESLPRAISYSLVLAIPVLLGGILLGDRLLYSFYGADFAQGYYVLIILLAVQVVNVFQYFFTMYLDALNHPQESFKVTAVGVGANIALNIILIPLIGINGVAIATLVTMTLNALLAWHALSRYMTIRLERQSLSNIMISSIVMGVIVGVYRLFVPLSNVWITILAVAIGGMTYGFLILKFDKKVYTEMKDIIEKVGIGFVWPGWL
- a CDS encoding mannose-1-phosphate guanylyltransferase/mannose-6-phosphate isomerase: MTVIKSIILAGGSGTRLWPLSREMYPKQFLKFGNASLFQETVLRCLDISDISEIFVVTNEAQKFFVIGQIEEIGYSIPPENVLIEPEGKNTLPAIFFGMRIIENKYGRSVVGIFSSDHVLDRAAMQTIASAEYLASDYLVTFGVVPVFPHTGYGYIKPSEACGPGYRVSEFREKPNRETAEKYIQEGCLWNSGMFLFDTELFFDEVKKYAPSVFTCFENGNDINEIYSCVDKISVDYGIMEKSYRVAVVKLEQKWSDLGNFAAIYDEFEKDPVGNVVHECDPLMLNSDGNLVYSSCGKLVSLIDVKDMVIVDTSDALLVCPKSSSQKVKDIVSTLKDRNDERAYIGQTVYRPWGTYTLLEVSPEHKIKNITVLPDHKLSLQLHYHRSEHWVVVKGMACVEVSGQQFFLRPGESTFISAGEKHRLSNPGKIPLEIIEVQLGELVDEADIVRFDDVYGRS
- a CDS encoding sulfide/dihydroorotate dehydrogenase-like FAD/NAD-binding protein; this translates as MAYKVLKKEEIAPSVHRVVIEAPDVAKAAKAGQFIILRINEKGERIPLTIADFDKEKGTVAIIFQEMGKTTKQLAKLSAGEFLEDVVGPLGTPSDVRKLGTVILVGGGVGVAPAYPQAKAYSKAGNKVISIIGARNKDLLILEKEMKDASSELYIATDDGSKGHHGFVTDIMKQILDSGEEVARVVIIGPPIMMKVGTGVASPYNVEILVSLNSIMVDGTGMCGGCRVTVDGKTRFTCVDGPEFDARKVDFVQLMNRLAMYRGEETKAVEKYDDECRCGLH
- the gltA gene encoding NADPH-dependent glutamate synthase, with protein sequence MQELNGEKTVKAKKERTPMPEQPAEERRKNFNEVALGYTKEDALAEASRCLSCKEPKCVEGCPVNVDIPGFIKLVCEEDFAGAIEKIKGTNALPAICGRVCPQETQCEALCVLGKKGQPVAIGRLERFCADYERQQGVKVPEVPKPTGKKVAVVGSGPAGLTAAADLAKLGHKVTVFESLHKAGGVLSYGIPEFRLPKEIVRQEVEYIEKLGVEFKPNYIIGRIKTLDELCDEFDAVFMGTGAGLPNFMGIPGENFNGVYSANEFLTRVNLMKAYDPEYDTRVRLGRHVVVVGGGNVAMDSARSALRLGAEEVSIVYRRGEEEMPARREEIEHAKEEGITFRLLTNPVRILGDDKFNVTAVECIKMKLGEPDKSGRRRPVPVEGSEFTIPAEVVVIAIGTSPNPMIFKGSEGLDKNKKGTVVADEETGATSKCGVFAGGDVVTGAATVISAMGAGKKAAKAIDEYLKEQ
- a CDS encoding pentapeptide repeat-containing protein yields the protein MARVIDIFYKCYEKQRQYPKIWIFLGVIIVVWLFFWFPHWEVAKYGITDPKDVSDAENSHRSTLAQILGGVAVGIGLYYTWRRVNIAENSLKHSQETLVANQKIAQDNLKVLQEGQITERFTRAIDQLGAIDQLGNPAIEIRLGGIYALGRIADESKKDYWPIMEILTAYIRMNSNCQFNENDIKTEVVTKVIRDNDNKCPKVLEVTNFSVDINAALTIIGKHEKPVTVINGESNHLLSLVGTYLKGAELISGHFEDVSFRRANLKGANFSYCFFNCAYFGEAHLEGANLSKSNFSEGSFYKAHLEGANLIEAHLESTFFREANLEGTKLLGAYLENADFEGTCLKGVKNLTIDQLSKVKTLYNARLDDELRIPLEKKYPELFTKNGKNSRSRRTVVENNTGLAAGETLELKN
- a CDS encoding type II toxin-antitoxin system RelE family toxin; the protein is MTFKVFIKAKVLDDLPQSRKKQVAEALKDLKNGFQGGNKCRIEGYKEDVYRLRIGNYRAFYTVDFEENAIVCF
- a CDS encoding nitroreductase family protein, whose protein sequence is MPVKGDNKVINTILNRRSVREFTDKPVSKEDINTILNAGHWAPSGLNNQPWRFIVIRNRETIQKLSECTHYTGIVAGAPLLIATFLDNETSYNRTKDLEAIGAAIENMLLTCCDLGLGGVWLGEILNQKEKVNSILDCPSDLELMAVLAIGEPVPKERTSTRRALSEIVFDEKYGQKWEE
- the ilvC gene encoding ketol-acid reductoisomerase, with the translated sequence MAKIIYDNETTFDALKDKTIAIMGYGSQGHAHARNLHESGLNVIVGLRKSSSSWAKAENDGLKVMTVAEAAKAADVIMVLLPDENQASVYYSEIAPNLEAGNALAFAHGFNIHYNQIVPPKDVDVFMAAPKGPGHIVRRTYTEGIGVPALIAVYQDATGHARDIALSYVKGIGATRAGVYETTFREETETDLFGEQVDLCGGLSSLIKTAFETLVEAGYQPEMAYFETCHEVKLIVDLIYEGGLERMWHSVSNTAEYGGMTVGPRIINDESREAMREALKRIQNGEFAKEFVLEGMVNHPVLKAMERQEKEHQLEVVGKQIRANIPWLNKKIDDD